CGGCCTGCCAGCCGACGAGGTCGAGGACGTGGTGAACGTCGGCGACCGCGTGACGCTCTCGCAGTCCCTCGAACCGGTCGGCGACCTCGTGACGGGGAAGGCAATCGACAACCGCGTGAGCGTCTACGCGCTGTTGAAGGCGGCGAGTCGGACGGTTCCCCGCGTCACCGTCCACTGGGTCGCGACCACCCAGGAGGAGGTCGGCCTGCGCGGCGCGGAAGCCGTCGGCTTCGACATCGACCCGGACCTCGTCCTCAACTTGGACACCACCGTCGCGAACGACATCCCGCAGTTCGTCTACGAGGAGGACTACGTGACGGAACTCGGCGAGGGCGCCGCCATCAAGTTCAAGGACGGCGTCGTCCTCCCGAACCCGAAGGTCACCGACGACCTCGTCGACGTGGCGGAGAATCAGCACATCGACTACCAGCGCGAAGTGTTGACCGCCGGCGGCACCGACACCGGCGCGTTCCAGCGCACGCACGGCGCGACCCCGGTGGGCGCCATTTCGACGCCGACGCGTTACCTCCACACGCCGACCGAGGCCGCCCACGCCCACGACGTCGACCAGGTCGTCGACCTCACCGCGGCGTTCGTGATGAGTCTCGACGGGACCGAGGGCTACACGCTCTGACGCGGGCGCGACGCCGCGTTCTCGCGGTAGCGCGCAAACCAAAGTATTCAGTAGCCGTCGTTCCTTAGCCTCGGCCATGAACTCGGATGCTGACGAACCGGTGTCACGCCGCAGGTTCCTCCGGACGGGCGCGACCGCGGCCGCCGCGGGCGCGGCGCTGACCGGAACCGCCGCCGCACAGGAGGGCGAAGGTGGCGGTTCGAGCGGTCCGAAGGTCGTCGAGGTCGGTGCCAACGGGAACAAGTTCACGCCGGAGACGGTGTACGTCAAGCCCGGTCAGACCGTCAAGTGGGTCTGGCGGGGCCCCGGTCACAACGTTCACGCGACGGACGTGCCGAGCGACGCGGAGTGGAGCGTGAACACCGAAATCACGGGGCCGCCGAAGGAGTACGAGTACACGTTCGACGGGCCGACCGGCGAATACAAGTACGTCTGTGACCCGCACGCCAGCCTCGGCATGGAGGGCACCGTCGTCGTCACGAACAACCCGCCGTCCAACGAGGGATACCAGTCGATTCTCGGCGACTCGGCGAAGACGGCCGCGGTCGCGGCGGTCGGTTCGATGACCTCGGTGCTCGGCATGACGTACTTCTTCATGCGCTACGGCGGCGACTACAGCGAAGGCGACGAGT
The nucleotide sequence above comes from Halobacterium litoreum. Encoded proteins:
- a CDS encoding plastocyanin/azurin family copper-binding protein, giving the protein MNSDADEPVSRRRFLRTGATAAAAGAALTGTAAAQEGEGGGSSGPKVVEVGANGNKFTPETVYVKPGQTVKWVWRGPGHNVHATDVPSDAEWSVNTEITGPPKEYEYTFDGPTGEYKYVCDPHASLGMEGTVVVTNNPPSNEGYQSILGDSAKTAAVAAVGSMTSVLGMTYFFMRYGGDYSEGDE
- a CDS encoding M42 family metallopeptidase — encoded protein: MAVDLELLGELSETSGAPGHEDRIRDIVRDSVEDEVDEIRTDAMGNLAATVEGSQNPEFEVLVAAHMDEIGFVVRHIHDDGFVQVDPLGGWDPRILRAERATVHTDEGDLPGVIGSPPPHTDDNPYMRDKDDVRDVFIDVGLPADEVEDVVNVGDRVTLSQSLEPVGDLVTGKAIDNRVSVYALLKAASRTVPRVTVHWVATTQEEVGLRGAEAVGFDIDPDLVLNLDTTVANDIPQFVYEEDYVTELGEGAAIKFKDGVVLPNPKVTDDLVDVAENQHIDYQREVLTAGGTDTGAFQRTHGATPVGAISTPTRYLHTPTEAAHAHDVDQVVDLTAAFVMSLDGTEGYTL